In Primulina eburnea isolate SZY01 chromosome 3, ASM2296580v1, whole genome shotgun sequence, one DNA window encodes the following:
- the LOC140828641 gene encoding uncharacterized protein: protein MEYENNPCVRVHKPKRSLCFFCCFRHRHHLYVQHPSPPPPPQPSFNEENPVVIWDKTKGPRDNSLSDIREKCRSMLGLPGSRKKRHSSADFRYDPLSYSLNFEDGFRCDEEAPFRNFSARLPPSPPLINGFERV from the coding sequence ATGGAGTACGAGAACAACCCTTGCGTTAGAGTACACAAACCGAAAAGATCTCTGTGTTTCTTTTGCTGTTTCCGCCACCGCCATCATCTCTATGTTCAGCATCCTTCGCCTCCGCCACCGCCGCAGCCGTCTTTCAATGAAGAAAATCCAGTGGTGATATGGGACAAAACGAAGGGGCCCCGTGATAATTCTTTATCGGATATCAGAGAAAAATGCCGTTCCATGTTGGGTCTTCCTGGATCCAGAAAAAAGAGGCATTCTTCCGCAGATTTTCGGTACGATCCTCTGAGTTATTCTCTGAATTTCGAGGACGGGTTTCGTTGCGACGAGGAGGCGCCGTTCAGGAATTTCTCCGCCAGGCTGCCGCCGTCTCCGCCGTTGATTAACGGTTTCGAGAGAGTTTAA
- the LOC140828640 gene encoding uncharacterized protein → MANSQETSGYSGKKHGGYCYEYADSLTGCSCFRWFSFGWSGGEVGGNHFLLQERGVGPQKETSLLEKFKNLTSKIHKKFTNERTNQFLYSPETYALNFASELEQEENGDLMHSFSSRFASRPLINDQQRRMASL, encoded by the coding sequence ATGGCGAATTCTCAAGAGACATCGGGTTATTCTGGCAAAAAACATGGCGGATACTGCTATGAGTACGCGGATTCTCTCACCGGATGCAGCTGTTTCCGGTGGTTTAGCTTCGGATGGAGCGGCGGCGAAGTGGGGGGAAATCATTTTCTGTTGCAAGAAAGAGGAGTAGGGCCTCAAAAGGAGACATCGTTGCTGgaaaaattcaagaatttaacttcAAAGATTCACAAGAAATTTACTAACGAGCGGACGAACCAGTTTCTTTATTCTCCTGAAACTTATGCTCTGAATTTCGCCAGTGAGCTTGAACAAGAAGAAAATGGCGACTTGATGCACAGTTTTTCGTCAAGATTTGCTTCTCGTCCACTGATTAATGATCAACAGAGGAGAATGGCTTCCTTGTGA
- the LOC140825392 gene encoding uncharacterized protein encodes MYVFPKMEQGYAAGPSQLNAKINSDNYVDFCVEELPPGFRFHPTDEEIIVHYLMKKVMDRRFAARAIGEADLNKSEPWDLPKQAKTGEREWFFFFQRDRKYPTGMRTNRATVSGYWKATGKDREIKCKGRNNSLVGMKKTLVFYKGRAPKGEKSNWVMHEFRLEGDFSNYNFSKAAKEEWVVCKVFHKNIGAKLARMESFVDHLLDIPSPTHLPPLADYSCSNNNQKPNSSIGAFDPDHHECKVNISNASSRIILNNPTIPISQHAQRKSLLPPHNLTTTYQYNSSLPNPNPFFYPQIPLPNPSAFPYQASSSLGMGTIPSYPTNFPFKSTTGVDQENLRQLLASNICKMDRFSGNDSMVSHSQETGLSTEVVNEITSVVSKGDIESKSTAPIFDDQELEGLSFSPNSISDLGSLWSY; translated from the exons ATGTACGTGTTTCCAAAAATGGAACAAGGGTATGCTGCAGGTCCATCTCAACTAAACGCTAAGATTAATAGCGATAATTACGTTGATTTTTGCGTGGAGGAGTTGCCTCCAGGGTTTCGATTTCATCCGACGGACGAGGAGATTATTGTTCATTATCTTATGAAGAAGGTTATGGATAGAAGGTTCGCTGCAAGAGCTATTGGAGAAGCCGATCTTAATAAGTCTGAACCCTGGGATTTGCCCA AACAAGCAAAGACAGGAGAAAGGGAATGGTTCTTCTTTTTCCAAAGAGATAGAAAATACCCAACAGGAATGAGAACAAATAGGGCAACAGTGAGTGGATATTGGAAGGCAACAGGCAAAGATAGAGAGATCAAATGTAAGGGTAGAAATAATAGCCTTGTAGGGATGAAAAAGACCCTTGTTTTTTACAAAGGGAGAGCTCCTAAAGGGGAGAAATCCAATTGGGTCATGCATGAATTTAGGTTGGAGGGCGATTTTTCAAATTACAACTTCTCCAAGGCAGCCAAG GAAGAATGGGTTGTTTGCAAAGTTTTTCACAAAAACATAGGAGCCAAGCTAGCAAGAATGGAGTCTTTTGTGGATCATTTGTTGGATATTCCCAGTCCCACACATCTTCCCCCATTGGCAGACTATTCATGTTCGAACAATAATCAAAAGCCCAATTCAAGCATCGGCGCCTTTGATCCTGATCACCATGAATGCAAGGTAAATATTTCCAACGCATCATCGAGAATAATCTTGAACAACCCTACAATACCAATATCACAACATGCCCAAAGAAAATCTCTCCTACCCCCTCACAATCTCACCACAACATATCAATATAACTCTAGCCTTCCGAATCCGAACCCTTTTTTCTACCCTCAAATCCCTCTTCCGAATCCGTCAGCATTCCCCTACCAGGCTTCATCATCTCTTGGTATGGGTACTATTCCGAGCTATCCGACCAACTTTCCCTTCAAGAGTACTACTGGTGTTGATCAAGAAAATCTAAGGCAACTTCTTGCCTCGAACATATGCAAAATGGATCGTTTTTCGGGTAATGATTCTATGGTCAGCCATTCTCAAGAAACTGGACTGAgcactgaagttgtcaatgaaATAACTTCCGTAGTTTCCAAAGGGGATATCGAAAGCAAGAGTACTGCACCAATATTCGATGATCAAGAACTTGAGGGTTTATCTTTTAGTCCTAATAGTATTTCGGATTTGGGTTCTCTGTGGAGCTACTGA